The following proteins are co-located in the Paenibacillus sp. JNUCC32 genome:
- a CDS encoding histidinol-phosphatase gives MKFDLHTHHFRCGHADGNIRDYIEAAIAADLKVIGISDHTPYFGSPEEQPFPAISMAKADFAAYVQEVLDLKREYEGKIKVLLGIESDYFPNHAQIYQQALSAYPFDYIIGSIHHVRDVSIFNKNRWKKLTPQQQVADKEEYFNLIRQSARSGMFQIIAHMDAMKGNYPLFSEIKADEAIEETLKVIAESGLAIEINTSGKTKLCGGWYPSNAILEVAHHHGVEVTFGSDAHKPSRVGDEFDEVAKVLKEIGYTEWVYFEQKQKVPVPL, from the coding sequence ATGAAATTCGATCTGCATACCCATCACTTTCGCTGCGGCCACGCCGACGGCAATATCCGGGATTACATCGAGGCTGCGATCGCAGCAGATTTAAAGGTCATCGGGATCTCCGACCATACGCCATATTTCGGAAGCCCGGAAGAACAGCCCTTCCCGGCCATCTCCATGGCGAAAGCGGACTTTGCGGCCTACGTGCAAGAGGTTCTGGACTTAAAGCGGGAATATGAGGGGAAAATCAAGGTCCTGCTGGGCATCGAATCCGATTATTTCCCGAACCATGCCCAGATTTACCAGCAGGCGTTATCGGCCTATCCTTTTGACTACATCATCGGCTCCATCCACCACGTCAGGGATGTCAGCATCTTCAACAAGAACCGCTGGAAGAAGCTGACGCCTCAGCAGCAGGTTGCGGATAAAGAGGAATACTTCAATCTGATCCGCCAATCCGCCCGAAGCGGAATGTTCCAGATCATTGCCCATATGGATGCGATGAAGGGCAATTATCCGCTGTTCTCCGAGATCAAAGCCGATGAAGCGATTGAGGAAACGCTGAAAGTCATTGCGGAATCGGGCCTTGCCATCGAAATCAATACGTCCGGCAAAACCAAGCTGTGCGGCGGCTGGTATCCGTCGAACGCCATATTGGAAGTAGCGCACCATCACGGCGTCGAGGTCACCTTCGGCTCCGATGCCCACAAACCGTCCCGGGTCGGAGATGAATTTGACGAAGTGGCCAAGGTGCTTAAGGAAATCGGATACACGGAATGGGTCTATTTCGAACAAAAACAGAAGGTGCCCGTACCTCTTTAA
- a CDS encoding aldehyde dehydrogenase, whose protein sequence is MTVNDSIAAIVSAQRHFFHKDITKEVDFRLQQLTKLRQILIARENDIMEALRRDLNKSEQEAFTTEIGIVYKELSFIIKNLKRWAKPQRVKTALTHVGSKGMVYPEPYGTVLIIAPWNYPWQLAISPLIGALAAGNTAIVKPSELTPNVSALITAIMKETFEPEYVVSVEGGPEVSTSLLEQPLDYVFFTGSTHVGKIVMEAAAKQLTPVTLELGGKSPCIVHEDAPLALAASRIAFGKFTNAGQTCVAPDYVLVHSKVKEKFIAHLKDAITSFYGETPLTNPDYGRIVSEKHFDRLSNFLDNGTLRHGGGTSRDKLLIEPAVLDDITWDMPIMEEEIFGPLFPILTYEDLHEAVQAIQARPKPLALYLFTENEDVQDYVLSSVSFGGGCVNDTLMHLATPFLPFGGVGESGIGSYHGEYSFHTFSHRKSVLKQTNRFDFKFRYPSKNGLGILKKLMKP, encoded by the coding sequence ATGACTGTTAACGATTCGATCGCAGCCATAGTTTCGGCACAGCGGCATTTTTTTCATAAAGACATCACCAAGGAAGTGGATTTCCGTCTCCAGCAGCTGACCAAGCTGCGCCAAATCCTGATTGCCAGAGAGAACGATATCATGGAGGCGCTGCGCAGGGACCTGAACAAGAGTGAACAGGAAGCCTTCACGACCGAGATCGGAATCGTCTACAAAGAACTCTCCTTTATCATAAAGAATTTGAAGCGCTGGGCCAAGCCGCAGCGCGTCAAAACCGCGCTGACGCATGTGGGCAGCAAGGGAATGGTCTATCCTGAGCCCTATGGGACGGTTCTGATTATCGCTCCCTGGAATTATCCTTGGCAGCTGGCCATCTCTCCGCTGATCGGAGCCTTGGCCGCCGGAAACACGGCCATTGTGAAGCCATCGGAACTGACGCCTAACGTATCCGCACTTATTACGGCCATCATGAAAGAGACGTTTGAGCCGGAATACGTGGTTTCTGTAGAGGGAGGCCCCGAGGTTAGCACGAGCCTGCTGGAGCAGCCTTTGGATTATGTCTTTTTTACCGGCAGCACCCACGTCGGCAAAATCGTCATGGAAGCCGCCGCCAAGCAGCTGACACCGGTAACGCTGGAGCTCGGGGGCAAGAGCCCTTGCATCGTCCACGAGGATGCGCCCCTTGCCCTGGCGGCTTCGCGTATAGCATTCGGCAAGTTTACGAATGCAGGCCAAACGTGCGTCGCTCCCGATTATGTGCTCGTGCACAGCAAGGTGAAAGAGAAGTTCATCGCGCATCTGAAAGACGCCATCACTTCATTCTACGGCGAGACCCCGCTAACCAATCCCGATTATGGGCGCATCGTTTCGGAGAAGCATTTTGACCGGCTTTCCAACTTTCTGGACAACGGAACCCTCCGCCACGGCGGGGGCACGTCGCGGGATAAATTGCTCATCGAGCCCGCCGTGCTGGACGATATCACCTGGGATATGCCGATCATGGAGGAAGAAATCTTCGGCCCGCTGTTTCCGATCCTGACCTATGAGGATCTGCACGAGGCGGTCCAAGCGATTCAAGCCCGTCCCAAGCCGCTCGCGCTTTACCTGTTTACCGAGAATGAAGATGTACAGGATTACGTGCTCTCCTCGGTTTCTTTTGGCGGGGGATGCGTCAACGACACGCTGATGCACCTGGCAACCCCCTTTCTTCCGTTCGGAGGCGTCGGCGAGAGCGGGATCGGCTCGTATCACGGGGAATACAGCTTCCACACGTTCTCCCATAGAAAAAGCGTACTTAAGCAAACCAACCGGTTTGATTTTAAATTCCGTTATCCTTCCAAGAACGGGCTGGGCATTTTAAAAAAGCTGATGAAGCCTTAG
- a CDS encoding metallophosphoesterase — translation MRNLSSEMPQGTAGGEAKRELKQKRMSRRRFLKIGVSVLAGAGLAGGAYASLWEPRQLDIARHTLTFPSLPKAFDGMKIVQFSDLHLGFHAGADNAARVVQAIHHEKPDMICFTGDMVDGNAEDMRAAIQPLAQLKAPLGLFSILGNHDYGDVKKLIALEEEAGFQVLRNDAVKIRREGAVFAVAGLDDGIWGTPDPEAAIRDLPEGMFKLLLMHEPDYADTAAVYPFHLQLSGHSHGGQIRLPWMGEVITPPGAKRYVQGLYTVGSQGMQLYVNRGIGTTHLPFRFLCKPELTVLTLRSMV, via the coding sequence ATGAGAAATCTATCCTCGGAGATGCCCCAGGGTACAGCCGGCGGCGAGGCGAAGCGAGAACTTAAACAGAAGAGGATGTCGCGCCGCCGATTTCTGAAGATCGGCGTTTCCGTCTTGGCCGGAGCTGGCCTTGCTGGCGGTGCTTATGCGTCGTTATGGGAGCCTCGTCAATTGGATATTGCGAGACACACGCTAACGTTTCCTTCGCTGCCCAAGGCTTTTGATGGCATGAAGATCGTCCAGTTTAGCGATTTGCACCTGGGCTTTCATGCAGGGGCGGACAACGCGGCCCGCGTGGTGCAAGCCATTCATCATGAAAAACCGGATATGATCTGTTTTACGGGAGATATGGTGGACGGTAATGCGGAAGATATGAGGGCTGCCATTCAACCGCTCGCTCAGCTAAAAGCCCCGTTAGGCTTATTCTCTATATTAGGCAACCATGATTACGGGGACGTGAAGAAGCTGATTGCTCTGGAGGAGGAGGCCGGGTTTCAGGTGCTGCGCAACGACGCCGTGAAGATTAGGCGGGAGGGTGCCGTCTTCGCCGTTGCGGGCTTGGACGATGGCATCTGGGGAACGCCGGATCCGGAAGCTGCCATTCGGGATCTGCCTGAAGGCATGTTCAAGCTGCTGCTGATGCACGAGCCGGATTATGCAGATACTGCGGCAGTCTATCCCTTTCATCTTCAGCTATCCGGACACAGCCACGGAGGACAGATCCGCCTGCCTTGGATGGGCGAGGTGATCACGCCGCCTGGAGCCAAACGTTACGTGCAGGGCCTGTACACCGTGGGTTCCCAAGGCATGCAGCTCTATGTAAACAGGGGAATCGGCACGACGCATCTGCCTTTTCGTTTCCTATGCAAGCCGGAGCTTACCGTGCTTACGCTGCGGTCCATGGTTTAA
- a CDS encoding potassium channel family protein — protein MSWWMWLLNLAGLLSLIYLFYSMDKKWSSRPLLLAPLLIYVLISVEDLLGWIDLMHVVPGEGGMRALILLFSLCSVIFYVLYIFDKIADSVHQHVDMKTTLVRISMAAGMCILFFTVVYMSIYKLFGGVSFEGENLGQDLLSQFITFLYFSMATFVTVGYGDVAPVDNTSRLVVVLEIAFSFVTVAYALSMLGTLRRIFKPGDDGLETEGGEVKTKGDMPHRRKHSSK, from the coding sequence ATGTCTTGGTGGATGTGGCTGCTCAATTTGGCGGGCTTGCTGTCGTTGATCTATCTGTTTTACAGCATGGACAAGAAGTGGTCCAGCAGGCCTTTGCTGCTGGCGCCGCTGCTTATTTATGTCCTGATATCGGTCGAGGATTTGCTCGGCTGGATTGATCTCATGCATGTCGTACCCGGCGAAGGCGGCATGCGGGCCTTGATCCTGCTGTTTTCATTATGTTCCGTTATTTTCTATGTGCTGTATATCTTCGATAAGATTGCAGACTCTGTCCATCAGCATGTCGATATGAAAACGACCCTGGTTCGGATCAGCATGGCGGCGGGGATGTGCATTCTATTTTTCACGGTGGTGTATATGTCGATTTATAAGCTGTTCGGAGGCGTTTCCTTCGAAGGCGAGAACCTCGGTCAGGATTTGCTGAGCCAGTTCATTACCTTCCTGTATTTCAGCATGGCGACGTTTGTCACGGTCGGGTATGGCGATGTAGCCCCTGTCGATAATACGTCCCGGCTTGTCGTGGTGCTGGAGATTGCCTTCAGCTTCGTTACCGTTGCTTATGCGCTGTCCATGCTGGGGACGCTGCGCCGGATCTTTAAGCCCGGCGACGACGGACTGGAGACGGAAGGCGGCGAAGTGAAGACAAAGGGCGATATGCCGCATCGCAGAAAACATTCATCCAAGTAA
- a CDS encoding SDR family NAD(P)-dependent oxidoreductase: MLNHKVVVVTGASSGIGALIAEKLSAQGAYVVLCARSADRLQEVGTRLSGPHELATMDVQNSEQVSSVMEAVFQRHGRIDVLINNAGYGKFESIMDMPQEEFQDMMDVNYMGIVRCTQAVLPGMLKQGDGQIVNIASMAGKIGTAKSTAYSATKHAVLGFSNSLRQELRNTGITVSTVNPGPIDTPFFSLADPTGGYVKNVSWFMMKADYVADQVVKLVHKRNEELNLPRLASFGIRLYQLFPRFADRVSYKWMNKK; the protein is encoded by the coding sequence ATGCTGAATCATAAAGTTGTAGTTGTTACGGGAGCATCCAGCGGAATCGGTGCCTTGATCGCGGAGAAGCTCTCCGCTCAGGGGGCTTACGTTGTTCTGTGCGCCCGTTCGGCCGATCGTCTGCAGGAGGTGGGTACGCGTTTATCCGGTCCCCACGAGCTGGCAACCATGGATGTTCAGAACTCTGAGCAGGTGTCGTCTGTCATGGAGGCCGTATTTCAGCGGCACGGCAGAATCGATGTGCTGATTAACAACGCCGGATACGGCAAGTTTGAAAGTATTATGGACATGCCACAGGAAGAGTTTCAGGATATGATGGACGTCAACTATATGGGCATTGTACGCTGTACGCAAGCGGTGCTGCCGGGCATGCTGAAGCAAGGGGACGGTCAAATCGTCAACATCGCATCCATGGCGGGGAAGATCGGAACGGCCAAATCCACGGCTTATTCGGCTACCAAGCATGCCGTTCTAGGGTTCAGCAATTCACTCCGCCAGGAGCTGCGGAACACGGGCATAACCGTATCGACCGTAAACCCCGGGCCGATCGATACTCCGTTCTTTTCCTTGGCCGATCCGACCGGCGGGTATGTCAAGAATGTAAGCTGGTTCATGATGAAGGCGGATTATGTTGCGGATCAGGTAGTAAAGCTGGTTCATAAACGCAATGAAGAACTGAATCTTCCGAGACTGGCCTCCTTTGGCATAAGGCTGTATCAGCTGTTTCCGCGGTTTGCAGACCGTGTGTCTTACAAATGGATGAATAAGAAATGA
- a CDS encoding chemotaxis protein CheX, with protein MKAEVINPFLESARHVIEQVIQVSPSTGNLGVKEIGYMENHIWIQIGMTGQMNGDIVFGIQEQVALQMVSVMMGGYVITEMDEMGQSAISELGNMISGNASTILSNQGVSVDITPPKVMKSDSTSSLIQKKALCIPLRMEGIGELDIQVMIS; from the coding sequence ATGAAAGCGGAAGTCATCAATCCTTTTTTAGAGTCCGCACGACACGTTATCGAACAAGTCATACAGGTTTCACCCTCCACGGGGAATCTTGGGGTCAAAGAGATCGGATATATGGAGAATCATATCTGGATCCAAATCGGCATGACAGGCCAAATGAACGGTGACATCGTATTTGGAATTCAGGAGCAGGTAGCGCTGCAGATGGTATCGGTGATGATGGGCGGCTATGTCATTACCGAAATGGATGAGATGGGGCAAAGCGCGATTTCAGAGCTCGGCAACATGATCAGCGGCAATGCCAGCACCATTTTATCGAACCAGGGCGTCAGCGTGGATATCACGCCTCCCAAGGTAATGAAGTCGGATAGCACCTCCAGTCTTATTCAGAAGAAGGCGCTATGTATTCCGCTTCGAATGGAAGGAATCGGAGAGCTGGATATTCAAGTCATGATTTCATAA
- a CDS encoding LysR family transcriptional regulator — protein MNISQLETLITISKTMSFRKAGELLNLTQPAVSAQIKSLEEEFKTVLVDRSQPVTLTDRGQVFVDHAEQILGIVDELKQRLSDLDQTPQGHIQLGTTTSIAIQILPRVLSYFQDQFPHIKTTIQSMASSQIYHSVENGLIDIGIGYLIERNPNLSTSVLYYDTFELVVSPQHPLAKLSTANMDVLAGTPLILLTRDTVGRRFADEVMKKHGVDPQVVMELSSSEEIKRMVEINLGAAIISKQSVATELRNGTLQIVPLSELEVSHPVGVIYKSGRYVSSAMRQFLSDLKGMPETQFISSE, from the coding sequence ATGAACATCAGCCAATTGGAAACGCTTATTACCATCTCCAAAACGATGAGCTTTCGCAAAGCGGGAGAGCTTCTTAATCTGACACAACCGGCGGTATCCGCCCAGATCAAGAGCCTGGAAGAAGAATTTAAGACGGTGCTGGTGGACCGGAGCCAACCCGTGACGTTAACGGACCGGGGCCAGGTCTTCGTGGATCATGCCGAGCAGATCCTCGGCATCGTGGATGAGTTGAAGCAGCGGCTGTCCGACCTTGATCAAACCCCCCAGGGTCATATCCAGCTGGGCACAACCACTTCCATAGCCATTCAGATCCTGCCGCGGGTACTTTCCTACTTCCAGGATCAATTCCCTCACATAAAAACAACCATTCAATCCATGGCCTCTTCCCAAATCTACCACAGCGTGGAGAACGGGCTCATCGACATCGGGATCGGCTATCTGATCGAGCGCAATCCCAACTTAAGCACATCCGTTCTGTATTACGATACCTTTGAGCTGGTCGTATCACCCCAGCATCCGCTGGCCAAACTTTCCACGGCCAACATGGATGTGCTGGCCGGAACCCCCCTTATTCTGCTAACGCGCGACACCGTCGGCCGCCGCTTCGCCGATGAAGTCATGAAGAAGCACGGCGTCGATCCTCAGGTGGTCATGGAACTGTCCAGCAGCGAAGAAATCAAGCGGATGGTCGAGATCAATCTGGGCGCAGCGATTATTTCGAAGCAGTCCGTCGCGACGGAGCTGCGCAACGGCACCCTGCAGATCGTTCCCCTAAGCGAGCTTGAAGTCAGCCACCCTGTCGGCGTAATCTATAAGAGCGGGCGTTATGTCAGCTCGGCCATGCGCCAATTCCTTAGTGATCTAAAGGGCATGCCCGAGACCCAATTCATCAGCAGTGAATAA